The Henckelia pumila isolate YLH828 chromosome 2, ASM3356847v2, whole genome shotgun sequence genome includes a window with the following:
- the LOC140879692 gene encoding ras-related protein RGP1 gives MSSTYKGDFSNKIDYVFKIVLIGDSAVGKSQLLARFARNEFNLDSKATIGVEFQTRTLTIDHKTVKAQIWDTAGQERYRAVTSAYYRGAVGAMLVYDITKRQTFDHVARWLEELRGHADKNIVIMLVGNKTDLESLRAVPTEDAKDFAEKESLFFMETSALEATNVEPAFLMVLTDIYRVVSKKALVANESESAGSSALLKGTNIVVPGQEPMPTGNKFTCCRTS, from the exons ATGTCGAGTACGTATAAAGGGGACTTCAGCAACAAGATAGATTACGTCTTCAAAATTGTGTTGATCGGCGATTCTGCGGTTGGGAAGTCTCAGCTCCTGGCTCGATTCGCGAGGAATGAGTTCAATTTGGATTCTAAGGCCACGATTGGTGTCGAATTCCAAACGCGAACTCTTACGATCGATCACAAGACCGTGAAGGCCCAGATTTGGGATACGGCCGGCCAAGAAAG ATATCGAGCTGTGACAAGTGCATATTACAGAGGAGCGGTGGGGGCAATGCTGGTTTATGACATCACCAAGCGTCAAACATTTGATCATGTGGCTAGGTGGCTCGAGGAATTGCGTGGTCATGCTGACAAGAACATAGTCATTATGCTTGTAGGCAACAAAACGGACCTAGAATCTCTTAGAGCTGTCCCAACTGAAGATGCTAAAGATTTCGCTGAGAAAGAAAGTCTTTTCTTTATGGAAACATCTGCCCTTGAAGCAACCAATGTTGAACCAGCTTTCCTAATGGTATTGACTGACATTTATCGAGTTGTCAGCAAGAAAGCACTCGTTGCAAATGAATCAGAATCTGCAGGAAGCTCGGCACTTCTCAAAGGAACCAATATTGTTGTGCCTGGACAGGAGCCTATGCCAACTGGAAACAAGTTCACTTGTTGCAGAACATCATAA